The following coding sequences lie in one Musa acuminata AAA Group cultivar baxijiao chromosome BXJ3-1, Cavendish_Baxijiao_AAA, whole genome shotgun sequence genomic window:
- the LOC135585655 gene encoding uncharacterized protein LOC135585655 isoform X1, giving the protein MINMFDLSAHMNGIKQLAENPHRDADLMAVGNHSDMLKKRVDSNAVQREGKHVTCEHRKSPSGKKSSGTPMKMLIAEEMCKETESLQKPPSVVARLMGLDSLPVQQAVLIDKCDIQEGYECNSLSGAQKRCQWKEDEYFEKMPWSLRSCTHEKKKNKDVYEACQQPARNSLVNDHISWNGKFDGNLYQRTTAFVRQKSTEAEHLATDDKFLKSKEFQDAIEVLSSNRDLFLRFLDEPKQICQFHNVPPPQKKCITVLKPSNVTRTKGDKVMENQSYEVSDENVGKTNKHYRSSSFSWSQGKPQMLSQPTRIVVLKPSPLRAHHIKTTLASPISSPEPSDAEGTCEALQTDEVVGSREIAKEITRCMRESFSSDRTDESLLSSLLSKRYFQDERSFNRSGSEDTVQEAVSFSERKVVSPTSLHSCDYPNVVCSPYSISSFSPASHSPESAVMREAKKRLSERLSLVTSTENSHEQLQEGRNSNSLGEMLAISEVKNIKELTFSGRRLSNEKFDMEVPSVSLSVDQTKDEYYDPNFPRNLSSSNSIAISSPVSETIELNVGASSSLVSAQCIQEEVPKLKGGKSSFKVKLSSLFFSRNRKQNRQKLDPPPLAVSDDRTQPGITKAGDKEVLSQSANDIFSAESNLVSPTKISANAYSSSLVYDGSDWVTPYVKDGQFLEKSSAFGNFSQPCPPSGLEAPFIGDVNNRLLQTIENSIVGHQQALSRSSPIESVARSISKEFSYLDTASNPLRYSIVLSKADEEYEQYVFVEKLIASAGLDCKKSSVNFTGWHSLESPLNPMLLELHMNGEEAKFRKRGSNKRLLFDSINAALLNISQKETLASYPWSQACDRNKDDSLSGPLAEEVWGTIKSWFSGHSYVTGEFNYSSNSVDWLVKKEMTGGQWVESMWSEMYDFSKEVGVVLLEELVEEALLEL; this is encoded by the exons ATGATCAACATGTTTGACTTAAGTGCCCACATGAATGGAATCAAACAACTTGCTGAGAACCCACACAGGGATG CAGATCTTATGGCTGTTGGGAATCATTCTGATATGCTGAAGAAGCGGGTAGATTCTAATGCAGTTCAGAGAGAGGGGAAACAT GTTACCTGTGAACACAGGAAAAGTCCATCAGGCAAGAAATCAAGTGGAACACCCATGAAGATGCTTATAGCAGAGGAGATGTGCAAGGAAACAGAATCTTTGCAGAAGCCACCAAGTGTTGTTGCCAGACTAATGGGGCTTGATTCTTTGCCAGTGCAGCAAGCAGTCTTGATTGATAAATGCGACATACAAGAGGGATATGAGTGCAACAGTTTGTCAGGAGCACAGAAAAGATGTCAGTGGAAGGAAGATGAATACTTTGAGAAAATGCCATGGAGCCTCCGGTCATGCactcatgaaaagaaaaaaaacaaggatGTGTATGAGGCATGTCAGCAACCAGCGAGAAACAGTTTGGTTAATGACCATATTTCATGGAATGGAAAATTTGATGGGAATTTGTACCAAAGAACAACAGCATTTGTTCGACAGAAATCCACAGAAGCAGAACATCTGGCCACAGATGATAAATTTCTTAAATCTAAGGAGTTCCAAGATGCTATAGAGGTTCTGAGTTCAAACAGAGATTTATTCCTTAGGTTTCTCGATGAACCAAAACAAATCTGTCAGTTCCACAATGTACCTCCACCTCAGAAAAAGTGCATAACTGTCTTGAAACCTTCAAATGTTACCAGGACAAAAGGTGACAAAGTCATggaaaatcaatcttatgaagttTCAGATGAAAATGTAGGAAAAACAAATAAACATTATAGGAGCTCTAGTTTTTCTTGGTCTCAGGGAAAACCTCAGATGTTATCTCAACCAACAAGGATAGTAGTTTTAAAGCCTAGCCCTTTAAGAGCTCATCATATTAAGACAACACTGGCTTCACCAATTTCTTCACCAGAGCCGTCGGATGCAGAAGGTACCTGTGAAGCATTGCAAACAGATGAAGTAGTAGGATCAAGAGAAATAGCCAAGGAGATTACTCGATGTATGAGAGAGAGTTTTAGTAGTGACAGAACAGATGAATCTTTGTTGTCCTCATTGTTATCAAAGAGGTACTTTCAGGATGAGAGATCATTCAATAGGTCAGGAAGTGAGGACACAGTACAGGAGGCTGTCAGTTTTAGTGAGAGAAAGGTAGTTTCACCGACATCACTGCATTCTTGTGATTACCCTAATGTAGTTTGCAGTCCTTACTCAATCTCATCCTTCAGTCCGGCATCTCATTCTCCTGAATCAGCGGTCATGAGAGAAGCTAAGAAACGGCTTTCAGAGAGGTTGTCGCTTGTAACATCAACTGAAAATAGCCATGAACAATTACAAGAAGGGAGGAACTCAAATTCATTGGGGGAGATGCTTGCCATATCTGAGGTAAAGAATATAAAGGAACTCACTTTTTCAGGTAGGAGGTTGTCCAATGAAAAATTTGACATGGAAGTACCCTCAGTGTCCTTGTCGGTAGATCAAACAAAGGATGAatattatgatccaaattttcctAGGAATTTGTCTAGCTCAAACTCCATCGCAATTTCTTCACCAGTTTCTGAAACCATTGAGTTGAATGTAGGGGCTTCTAGTTCTTTGGTTAGTGCACAATGTATTCAGGAGGAGGTTCCAAAATTAAAAGGTGggaaatcatctttcaaggttaaACTATCAAGCTTGTTCTTTTCTAGAAACAGGAAACAAAACAGGCAGAAGCTGGATCCACCTCCCTTAGCAGTATCTGATGATAGAACACAACCTGGCATCACCAAGGCTGGTGATAAAGAAGTTCTATCGCAATCTGCCAATGATATTTTCTCAGCAGAAAGTAATCTAGTTAGTCCTACTAAAATATCTGCCAATGCTTACTCTTCATCATTGGTATATGATGGATCAGATTGGGTAACTCCTTATGTTAAG GATGGTCAATTCCTTGAGAAATCCAGTGCATTTGGGAACTTCAGTCAACCCTGTCCCCCATCAGGTCTAGAAGCACCATTTATTGGTGATGTCAACAACAGACTGTTGCAAACCATTGAAAACTCCATTGTTGGACATCAAC aaGCTCTTTCTAGGTCTTCACCAATCGAGTCAGTTGCTCGTTCTATATCAAAAGAATTTTCATATTTGGACACGGCATCAAATCCCCTAAGATATTCCATAGTTTTGTCGAAGGCTGATGAAGAATATGAGCAATATGTCTTTGTTGAAAAGTTGATTGCATCTGCTGGATTGGACTGCAAAAAGTCCAGTGTGAACTTCACAGGATGGCATTCACTAGAGAGCCCTTTGAATCCCATGTTGCTGGAGCTGCACATGAATGGTGAGGAGGCTAAATTCAGAAAAAGGGGATCAAACAAGAGGCTCCTATTTGATTCCATCAATGCAGCGTTGTTAAATATAAGCCAGAAAGAGACACTGGCCTCATATCCATGGTCTCAAGCATGTGACAGAAATAAAGATGATAGTCTGAGTGGTCCATTGGCTGAAGAAGTGTGGGGAACCATAAAAAGCTGGTTTTCTGGTCACAGTTATGTGACAGGTGAATTTAACTACAGCAGCAATTCAGTAGACTGGTTGGTTAAGAAAGAGATGACAGGCGGGCAATGGGTTGAATCCATGTGGTCGGAAATGTATGACTTCAGCAAGGAAGTTGGTGTGGTACTATTGGAGGAGTTAGTCGAGGAAGCATTGTTAGAATTATGA
- the LOC135585655 gene encoding uncharacterized protein LOC135585655 isoform X2, which yields MINMFDLSAHMNGIKQLAENPHRDDLMAVGNHSDMLKKRVDSNAVQREGKHVTCEHRKSPSGKKSSGTPMKMLIAEEMCKETESLQKPPSVVARLMGLDSLPVQQAVLIDKCDIQEGYECNSLSGAQKRCQWKEDEYFEKMPWSLRSCTHEKKKNKDVYEACQQPARNSLVNDHISWNGKFDGNLYQRTTAFVRQKSTEAEHLATDDKFLKSKEFQDAIEVLSSNRDLFLRFLDEPKQICQFHNVPPPQKKCITVLKPSNVTRTKGDKVMENQSYEVSDENVGKTNKHYRSSSFSWSQGKPQMLSQPTRIVVLKPSPLRAHHIKTTLASPISSPEPSDAEGTCEALQTDEVVGSREIAKEITRCMRESFSSDRTDESLLSSLLSKRYFQDERSFNRSGSEDTVQEAVSFSERKVVSPTSLHSCDYPNVVCSPYSISSFSPASHSPESAVMREAKKRLSERLSLVTSTENSHEQLQEGRNSNSLGEMLAISEVKNIKELTFSGRRLSNEKFDMEVPSVSLSVDQTKDEYYDPNFPRNLSSSNSIAISSPVSETIELNVGASSSLVSAQCIQEEVPKLKGGKSSFKVKLSSLFFSRNRKQNRQKLDPPPLAVSDDRTQPGITKAGDKEVLSQSANDIFSAESNLVSPTKISANAYSSSLVYDGSDWVTPYVKDGQFLEKSSAFGNFSQPCPPSGLEAPFIGDVNNRLLQTIENSIVGHQQALSRSSPIESVARSISKEFSYLDTASNPLRYSIVLSKADEEYEQYVFVEKLIASAGLDCKKSSVNFTGWHSLESPLNPMLLELHMNGEEAKFRKRGSNKRLLFDSINAALLNISQKETLASYPWSQACDRNKDDSLSGPLAEEVWGTIKSWFSGHSYVTGEFNYSSNSVDWLVKKEMTGGQWVESMWSEMYDFSKEVGVVLLEELVEEALLEL from the exons ATGATCAACATGTTTGACTTAAGTGCCCACATGAATGGAATCAAACAACTTGCTGAGAACCCACACAGGGATG ATCTTATGGCTGTTGGGAATCATTCTGATATGCTGAAGAAGCGGGTAGATTCTAATGCAGTTCAGAGAGAGGGGAAACAT GTTACCTGTGAACACAGGAAAAGTCCATCAGGCAAGAAATCAAGTGGAACACCCATGAAGATGCTTATAGCAGAGGAGATGTGCAAGGAAACAGAATCTTTGCAGAAGCCACCAAGTGTTGTTGCCAGACTAATGGGGCTTGATTCTTTGCCAGTGCAGCAAGCAGTCTTGATTGATAAATGCGACATACAAGAGGGATATGAGTGCAACAGTTTGTCAGGAGCACAGAAAAGATGTCAGTGGAAGGAAGATGAATACTTTGAGAAAATGCCATGGAGCCTCCGGTCATGCactcatgaaaagaaaaaaaacaaggatGTGTATGAGGCATGTCAGCAACCAGCGAGAAACAGTTTGGTTAATGACCATATTTCATGGAATGGAAAATTTGATGGGAATTTGTACCAAAGAACAACAGCATTTGTTCGACAGAAATCCACAGAAGCAGAACATCTGGCCACAGATGATAAATTTCTTAAATCTAAGGAGTTCCAAGATGCTATAGAGGTTCTGAGTTCAAACAGAGATTTATTCCTTAGGTTTCTCGATGAACCAAAACAAATCTGTCAGTTCCACAATGTACCTCCACCTCAGAAAAAGTGCATAACTGTCTTGAAACCTTCAAATGTTACCAGGACAAAAGGTGACAAAGTCATggaaaatcaatcttatgaagttTCAGATGAAAATGTAGGAAAAACAAATAAACATTATAGGAGCTCTAGTTTTTCTTGGTCTCAGGGAAAACCTCAGATGTTATCTCAACCAACAAGGATAGTAGTTTTAAAGCCTAGCCCTTTAAGAGCTCATCATATTAAGACAACACTGGCTTCACCAATTTCTTCACCAGAGCCGTCGGATGCAGAAGGTACCTGTGAAGCATTGCAAACAGATGAAGTAGTAGGATCAAGAGAAATAGCCAAGGAGATTACTCGATGTATGAGAGAGAGTTTTAGTAGTGACAGAACAGATGAATCTTTGTTGTCCTCATTGTTATCAAAGAGGTACTTTCAGGATGAGAGATCATTCAATAGGTCAGGAAGTGAGGACACAGTACAGGAGGCTGTCAGTTTTAGTGAGAGAAAGGTAGTTTCACCGACATCACTGCATTCTTGTGATTACCCTAATGTAGTTTGCAGTCCTTACTCAATCTCATCCTTCAGTCCGGCATCTCATTCTCCTGAATCAGCGGTCATGAGAGAAGCTAAGAAACGGCTTTCAGAGAGGTTGTCGCTTGTAACATCAACTGAAAATAGCCATGAACAATTACAAGAAGGGAGGAACTCAAATTCATTGGGGGAGATGCTTGCCATATCTGAGGTAAAGAATATAAAGGAACTCACTTTTTCAGGTAGGAGGTTGTCCAATGAAAAATTTGACATGGAAGTACCCTCAGTGTCCTTGTCGGTAGATCAAACAAAGGATGAatattatgatccaaattttcctAGGAATTTGTCTAGCTCAAACTCCATCGCAATTTCTTCACCAGTTTCTGAAACCATTGAGTTGAATGTAGGGGCTTCTAGTTCTTTGGTTAGTGCACAATGTATTCAGGAGGAGGTTCCAAAATTAAAAGGTGggaaatcatctttcaaggttaaACTATCAAGCTTGTTCTTTTCTAGAAACAGGAAACAAAACAGGCAGAAGCTGGATCCACCTCCCTTAGCAGTATCTGATGATAGAACACAACCTGGCATCACCAAGGCTGGTGATAAAGAAGTTCTATCGCAATCTGCCAATGATATTTTCTCAGCAGAAAGTAATCTAGTTAGTCCTACTAAAATATCTGCCAATGCTTACTCTTCATCATTGGTATATGATGGATCAGATTGGGTAACTCCTTATGTTAAG GATGGTCAATTCCTTGAGAAATCCAGTGCATTTGGGAACTTCAGTCAACCCTGTCCCCCATCAGGTCTAGAAGCACCATTTATTGGTGATGTCAACAACAGACTGTTGCAAACCATTGAAAACTCCATTGTTGGACATCAAC aaGCTCTTTCTAGGTCTTCACCAATCGAGTCAGTTGCTCGTTCTATATCAAAAGAATTTTCATATTTGGACACGGCATCAAATCCCCTAAGATATTCCATAGTTTTGTCGAAGGCTGATGAAGAATATGAGCAATATGTCTTTGTTGAAAAGTTGATTGCATCTGCTGGATTGGACTGCAAAAAGTCCAGTGTGAACTTCACAGGATGGCATTCACTAGAGAGCCCTTTGAATCCCATGTTGCTGGAGCTGCACATGAATGGTGAGGAGGCTAAATTCAGAAAAAGGGGATCAAACAAGAGGCTCCTATTTGATTCCATCAATGCAGCGTTGTTAAATATAAGCCAGAAAGAGACACTGGCCTCATATCCATGGTCTCAAGCATGTGACAGAAATAAAGATGATAGTCTGAGTGGTCCATTGGCTGAAGAAGTGTGGGGAACCATAAAAAGCTGGTTTTCTGGTCACAGTTATGTGACAGGTGAATTTAACTACAGCAGCAATTCAGTAGACTGGTTGGTTAAGAAAGAGATGACAGGCGGGCAATGGGTTGAATCCATGTGGTCGGAAATGTATGACTTCAGCAAGGAAGTTGGTGTGGTACTATTGGAGGAGTTAGTCGAGGAAGCATTGTTAGAATTATGA
- the LOC135585655 gene encoding uncharacterized protein LOC135585655 isoform X3, with protein sequence MAVGNHSDMLKKRVDSNAVQREGKHVTCEHRKSPSGKKSSGTPMKMLIAEEMCKETESLQKPPSVVARLMGLDSLPVQQAVLIDKCDIQEGYECNSLSGAQKRCQWKEDEYFEKMPWSLRSCTHEKKKNKDVYEACQQPARNSLVNDHISWNGKFDGNLYQRTTAFVRQKSTEAEHLATDDKFLKSKEFQDAIEVLSSNRDLFLRFLDEPKQICQFHNVPPPQKKCITVLKPSNVTRTKGDKVMENQSYEVSDENVGKTNKHYRSSSFSWSQGKPQMLSQPTRIVVLKPSPLRAHHIKTTLASPISSPEPSDAEGTCEALQTDEVVGSREIAKEITRCMRESFSSDRTDESLLSSLLSKRYFQDERSFNRSGSEDTVQEAVSFSERKVVSPTSLHSCDYPNVVCSPYSISSFSPASHSPESAVMREAKKRLSERLSLVTSTENSHEQLQEGRNSNSLGEMLAISEVKNIKELTFSGRRLSNEKFDMEVPSVSLSVDQTKDEYYDPNFPRNLSSSNSIAISSPVSETIELNVGASSSLVSAQCIQEEVPKLKGGKSSFKVKLSSLFFSRNRKQNRQKLDPPPLAVSDDRTQPGITKAGDKEVLSQSANDIFSAESNLVSPTKISANAYSSSLVYDGSDWVTPYVKDGQFLEKSSAFGNFSQPCPPSGLEAPFIGDVNNRLLQTIENSIVGHQQALSRSSPIESVARSISKEFSYLDTASNPLRYSIVLSKADEEYEQYVFVEKLIASAGLDCKKSSVNFTGWHSLESPLNPMLLELHMNGEEAKFRKRGSNKRLLFDSINAALLNISQKETLASYPWSQACDRNKDDSLSGPLAEEVWGTIKSWFSGHSYVTGEFNYSSNSVDWLVKKEMTGGQWVESMWSEMYDFSKEVGVVLLEELVEEALLEL encoded by the exons ATGGCTGTTGGGAATCATTCTGATATGCTGAAGAAGCGGGTAGATTCTAATGCAGTTCAGAGAGAGGGGAAACAT GTTACCTGTGAACACAGGAAAAGTCCATCAGGCAAGAAATCAAGTGGAACACCCATGAAGATGCTTATAGCAGAGGAGATGTGCAAGGAAACAGAATCTTTGCAGAAGCCACCAAGTGTTGTTGCCAGACTAATGGGGCTTGATTCTTTGCCAGTGCAGCAAGCAGTCTTGATTGATAAATGCGACATACAAGAGGGATATGAGTGCAACAGTTTGTCAGGAGCACAGAAAAGATGTCAGTGGAAGGAAGATGAATACTTTGAGAAAATGCCATGGAGCCTCCGGTCATGCactcatgaaaagaaaaaaaacaaggatGTGTATGAGGCATGTCAGCAACCAGCGAGAAACAGTTTGGTTAATGACCATATTTCATGGAATGGAAAATTTGATGGGAATTTGTACCAAAGAACAACAGCATTTGTTCGACAGAAATCCACAGAAGCAGAACATCTGGCCACAGATGATAAATTTCTTAAATCTAAGGAGTTCCAAGATGCTATAGAGGTTCTGAGTTCAAACAGAGATTTATTCCTTAGGTTTCTCGATGAACCAAAACAAATCTGTCAGTTCCACAATGTACCTCCACCTCAGAAAAAGTGCATAACTGTCTTGAAACCTTCAAATGTTACCAGGACAAAAGGTGACAAAGTCATggaaaatcaatcttatgaagttTCAGATGAAAATGTAGGAAAAACAAATAAACATTATAGGAGCTCTAGTTTTTCTTGGTCTCAGGGAAAACCTCAGATGTTATCTCAACCAACAAGGATAGTAGTTTTAAAGCCTAGCCCTTTAAGAGCTCATCATATTAAGACAACACTGGCTTCACCAATTTCTTCACCAGAGCCGTCGGATGCAGAAGGTACCTGTGAAGCATTGCAAACAGATGAAGTAGTAGGATCAAGAGAAATAGCCAAGGAGATTACTCGATGTATGAGAGAGAGTTTTAGTAGTGACAGAACAGATGAATCTTTGTTGTCCTCATTGTTATCAAAGAGGTACTTTCAGGATGAGAGATCATTCAATAGGTCAGGAAGTGAGGACACAGTACAGGAGGCTGTCAGTTTTAGTGAGAGAAAGGTAGTTTCACCGACATCACTGCATTCTTGTGATTACCCTAATGTAGTTTGCAGTCCTTACTCAATCTCATCCTTCAGTCCGGCATCTCATTCTCCTGAATCAGCGGTCATGAGAGAAGCTAAGAAACGGCTTTCAGAGAGGTTGTCGCTTGTAACATCAACTGAAAATAGCCATGAACAATTACAAGAAGGGAGGAACTCAAATTCATTGGGGGAGATGCTTGCCATATCTGAGGTAAAGAATATAAAGGAACTCACTTTTTCAGGTAGGAGGTTGTCCAATGAAAAATTTGACATGGAAGTACCCTCAGTGTCCTTGTCGGTAGATCAAACAAAGGATGAatattatgatccaaattttcctAGGAATTTGTCTAGCTCAAACTCCATCGCAATTTCTTCACCAGTTTCTGAAACCATTGAGTTGAATGTAGGGGCTTCTAGTTCTTTGGTTAGTGCACAATGTATTCAGGAGGAGGTTCCAAAATTAAAAGGTGggaaatcatctttcaaggttaaACTATCAAGCTTGTTCTTTTCTAGAAACAGGAAACAAAACAGGCAGAAGCTGGATCCACCTCCCTTAGCAGTATCTGATGATAGAACACAACCTGGCATCACCAAGGCTGGTGATAAAGAAGTTCTATCGCAATCTGCCAATGATATTTTCTCAGCAGAAAGTAATCTAGTTAGTCCTACTAAAATATCTGCCAATGCTTACTCTTCATCATTGGTATATGATGGATCAGATTGGGTAACTCCTTATGTTAAG GATGGTCAATTCCTTGAGAAATCCAGTGCATTTGGGAACTTCAGTCAACCCTGTCCCCCATCAGGTCTAGAAGCACCATTTATTGGTGATGTCAACAACAGACTGTTGCAAACCATTGAAAACTCCATTGTTGGACATCAAC aaGCTCTTTCTAGGTCTTCACCAATCGAGTCAGTTGCTCGTTCTATATCAAAAGAATTTTCATATTTGGACACGGCATCAAATCCCCTAAGATATTCCATAGTTTTGTCGAAGGCTGATGAAGAATATGAGCAATATGTCTTTGTTGAAAAGTTGATTGCATCTGCTGGATTGGACTGCAAAAAGTCCAGTGTGAACTTCACAGGATGGCATTCACTAGAGAGCCCTTTGAATCCCATGTTGCTGGAGCTGCACATGAATGGTGAGGAGGCTAAATTCAGAAAAAGGGGATCAAACAAGAGGCTCCTATTTGATTCCATCAATGCAGCGTTGTTAAATATAAGCCAGAAAGAGACACTGGCCTCATATCCATGGTCTCAAGCATGTGACAGAAATAAAGATGATAGTCTGAGTGGTCCATTGGCTGAAGAAGTGTGGGGAACCATAAAAAGCTGGTTTTCTGGTCACAGTTATGTGACAGGTGAATTTAACTACAGCAGCAATTCAGTAGACTGGTTGGTTAAGAAAGAGATGACAGGCGGGCAATGGGTTGAATCCATGTGGTCGGAAATGTATGACTTCAGCAAGGAAGTTGGTGTGGTACTATTGGAGGAGTTAGTCGAGGAAGCATTGTTAGAATTATGA
- the LOC103988761 gene encoding acyl carrier protein 2, mitochondrial, with translation MAAVRSAILRHLRLRVVSSAPQVSSPFASLLRCGFSDEVKGSFLDKSEVADRIITVVKNFQKVDPSKVTSNAHFQKDLGLDSLDTVEVVMALEEEFGFEIPDSEADKIDCIKVAVDFIASHPQAK, from the exons aTGGCGGCGGTGCGAAGCGCGATTCTGAGACACTTGAGGCTGCGGGTGGTCTCATCGGCGCCGCAGGTGTCCTCTCCCTTCGCTAGCCTCCTTCGTTGCGGCTTCTCTGACGAGGTGAAGGGCTCCTTCCTCGATAAATCTGAGGTCGCTGATCGGATCATCACCGTCGTCAAGAACTTCCAGAAGGTCGATCCCTCCAAG GTCACATCAAATGCTCATTTCCAGAAGGATCTAGGTCTTGACAGTTTAGACACCGTGGAGGTTGTCATGGCTCTTGAAGAAGAATTTGGGTTTGAAATCCCCGACAGTGAAGCAGACAAGATTGACTGCATAAAAGTTGCCGTTGACTTCATCGCCTCGCATCCCCAGGCAAAATGA
- the LOC103988752 gene encoding uncharacterized protein LOC103988752, whose product MATVRLLRIRAARVPSSSPPLPPLLARFSRTHSTTTDAAPDAASPPPVPHRRYPPPRPHEFSKPCELIGTWTPGANPREAAARLDRLHRDYRKQMKQVRAKYAYEMELLRIENQRKDDARRETARLANEERKKAKAAAAETRAAERKAFKEELRLTLLKERTQKLESWRAKENLREEKEAEKKELLRRQSSVWIKDENFERRMLEAIVDTTPL is encoded by the exons ATGGCCACCGTTCGCCTCCTCCGCATCCGCGCCGCCCGCGTCCCATCCTCGTCCCCCCCGCTGCCTCCGCTCCTCGCTCGATTCTCGCGAACGCATTCCACCACCACCGACGCCGCTCCCGACGCTGCCTCGCCGCCTCCCGTGCCCCATCGCCGCTACCCGCCCCCTCGGCCGCACGAGTTCTCTAAGCCGTGCGAGCTCATCGGGACCTGGACTCCAGGCGCCAACCCTCGGGAGGCGGCGGCGAGGCTTGATCGGCTGCATCGGGACTACAGGAAGCAGATGAAGCAGGTCCGAGCCAAGTACGCGTACGAGATGGAGCTGCTGAGGATCGAGAACCAGCGCAAGGATGACGCCCGGCGTGAGACTGCTCGCCTTGCCAACGAGGAGCGGAAGAAGGCGAAGGCTGCTGCAGCCGAGACCCGCGCTGCGGAACGGAAAGCCTTCAAGGAGGAGCTTCGCCTAACCCTA TTGAAAGAAAGAACTCAGAAATTGGAAAGTTGGAGGGCAAAAGAGAATCTGAGGGAAGAAAAGGAAGCCGAGAAGAAAGAGCTTTTACGTCGCCAGAGTTCCGTGTGGATTAAGGATGAAAACTTTGAGAGAAGAATGCTGGAGGCAATAGTTGATACCACACCCCTCTAG